In Rhea pennata isolate bPtePen1 chromosome 20, bPtePen1.pri, whole genome shotgun sequence, a single window of DNA contains:
- the CCDC92B gene encoding coiled-coil domain-containing 92B, whose translation METVSLEHQIQSVQRHIAFLKKEQTELLHDLHLEILRLQKHCSELTHDLELKELEARQQDALDRELERRCRAMEARLEEKERANAELRRELRHKETLVAALRCSLRAKERAFLEELKRRSHRAAVLDARLQQRAEAAAHLSLQLHAAARRLPRLSARDVEGPAPPPRRGSAVRSQQRRRRNKLF comes from the exons ATGGAGACCGTGTCCCTGGAGCACCAGATCCAGAGCGTGCAGCGACACATCGCCTTCCTGAAGAAGGAGCAGACGGAGCTGCTCCACGACCTGCACCTCGAGATCCTCCGCCTGCAGAAGCACTGCTCGG AGCTGACGCACGACCTGGAGCTCAAGGAGCTGGAAGCCCGCCAGCAAG ACGCCCTCGACCGGGAGCTGgagcggcgctgccgggccATGGAGGCGCGCCTGGAGGAGAAGGAGCGGGCCAACGCGGAGCTGCGGCGCGAGCTGCGGCACAAGGAGACGCTGGTGGCGGCGCTGCGCTGCAGCCTGCGCGCCAAGGAGCGCGCCTTCCTCGAGGAGCTGAAGCGCCGCAGCCACCGCGCCGCCGTCCTCGACGCCCGGCTGCAGCAGCGGGCCGAGGCGGCCGCCCACCTCTCGCTGCAGCTGcacgccgccgcccgccgcctgcc CCGACTGTCGGCGCGCGACGTCGaaggccccgcgccgccgccccggagGGGAAGCGCTGTACGATCGCAGCAGAGACGACGTCgaaataaactattttaa